From uncultured Desulfobacter sp.:
GCTCACCACCTGCCTGGGTCCAGGCCAATCCGGTAACAATTCCGGTTTTATCCTCCTGTTCCAGAATGGAATTTCTAAACTTAGATTGCCCCAGATATTTTGAAACCGTATTTGCCGTAACCTGATGCTTTTTACGCGTCTTGGTCCGCACAATTTCAGTAGCTATTTTTCTAAGCACAGAAGAAAGCTCTCGCTCAAGATTTCTCACCCCGGCTTCCTTGGTGTACTGCTTGATAATCATCTGAACTGCGGTTTTTGAAAAAGAAACGTCCCCTTCATCCAGCCCGTTTTCACGCATCTGTTTGGGAATCAGGTAACCGGTGGCAATCTGATATTTTTCATAATCGGTATACCCGGGTATATGTATCACCTCCATGCGGTCACGCAGGGGGGCCGGGATTTCATGCAGCGTGTTTGCTGTGGTGATAAACAAAATTTCAGACAGATCATAATCAACTTCAAGATAATGATCGTTAAAATTTTTGTTCTGTTCAGGATCCAGTGCCTCCAGAAGCGCAGAAGAGGGATCGCCTCTAAAATCACTGGTCATTTTATCAATTTCATCCAAACACAATACCGGGTTATTAAACCCTGTTTTTTTCAATGTCTGGAGAATCTTTCCGGGCATGGCACCTACGTAGGTTCTTCGGTGCCCCCGAATCTCTGCCTCATCACGGACCCCACCCAAAGAGATCCGGGCAAAGGAACGTCCGGTAGCCCTGGCCACAGACCTTACAAGGGATGTTTTACCAACCCCTGGTGGCCCCACCAGGCAAAGAATCGGACCTTTTATCTTTTTAACCAGAATCTGCACAGCTAAATACTCAAGGATTCTCTCCTTGGGTTTTTCCAAGCCGTAATGGTCCTGGTCCAGAATTTTCTCAGCCTTTGATATTTCATTTTTTACCCGTTTTTTCCGGTACCAGGGCAAAGAAACCAACCAGTCAATGTAATTTCTGACCACGGTTGCTTCCGAGGAGGTCGCAGGCATCAGCTTAAGCTTTTCCAACTCCGTACGCACAACTCCTGCGGCTTCTTTAGGCATGCGCTTTCCCTTGATCCTTTTTTCAAGATCAGCAAACTCACCACCCTGACCATCCTCGCCCATTTCTTTTTGGATGGCCCGCATCTGTTCGTTAAGGTAATGGCGCTTTTGAAGTTTATCCATCTGTTCTTTGACCCTGCCCTTGATCTTCTGGGACATGGAAAAAACTTTCGTCTCCTTTTGAATAAATTTTAAAAGCAAAAAGAAACGTTCTTCAATATCACCACACTCCAGCAGCGTCTGTTTATCCTGTACTTTGAAGGGCAGTTGGGCGGAAATGGTATCAGCATACCTTGACGGATGCTGTTCCAGGGCATCCAGTCCCTTGAAAAAACTTTTGGAAACCACGCCAGACAAGTCGACATAATGCTGGAACGCTTCATGAACCGTGCGGATAGCAGCCTCAGTGTTGGCATCGGTCAACGGCTTTTCATGGACGTCAATATAATCAACAACCTGGAAACCGTCCTGGTCAGCCATTTTAATAATACAGCCCCGGGCAACGCCCTCGACCAATGCCTTTACCGTACCATCGGGCAATCGCAACAGCTGTGTAATCCGAGCTTCGGTGCCTACCTGAAAAAGATCCTCAATAGTCGGTTTCAGGACTTCCGGATTTTTCTGGGTCGTAAGAAAAATTTTCTTATCACCGCCCATAGCCTGGGAAAGCGCCCTGATGGATTTTTCCCTTCCCACAAAAATAGAGGTTGTAACAAAGGGGAAAAGGACAATATCCCTCAGGGGTACCAACGGAAGTGTTTTTTTTTCCTTTTCAGGCCCATCTTCGGGATTGAAAAAACGGGAAATACTGATCATAGATGCAAACTTTCTATTTAATGCCTGACCGGAAACCCGTGTTTGGACGAAAAGTTGCCCAGGCGCACGGCGCAGAAAAATTTAAAACCGGAACGACCTCATGGTTGTGAGGCCAGATCCTATTTATTTGGCAATTTTTTTTTTGCAACGCCGCAGATGGGTGACTGTTCGTTCAAACACTATTTAAGCCTGCTTTTTAGGCTGTTCGTACAGCAAGATGGGATCCTCATTGTTTAATACCACTTCTTCGCCCACCACACACTCCACCACATCTTTTTTGGAAGGAAGCTCATACATGATGTTCATCATGGTTTCCTCCATAATGGCACGCAGTCCTCTGGCTCCGGATTTTCTGGCAACTGCTTCCTTGGCCATGGCTTCAAGCGCCTCATCCGTAAATTGCAGACTCACCCCTTCAATGCGAAAAAGTTCCTGATACTGCCGAACCAAAGCATTTTTAGGCTGGGTCAGAATCTTGATCAAAGACGTCTCATTAAGCTCCCCGATGGAAGTTATAATGGGCAGGCGCCCTAAAAACTCGGGTATCAGGCCGAACCTAATCAAATCTTCGGGCTTTACCTGTCCCAGCAGCTCTCCGATATTCACATCTTTTTTATCTGCTATTTTGGCACCAAATCCCATGGTTTTCTGGGTTAAACGGCGCTCAACCACTTTTTCAAGACCCGTAAACGTTCCACCGCAGATAAACAGGATATTGGAGGTATCCACCTTTACATAATCCTGCTGGGGATGTTTTCGCCCCCCCTTGGGAGGTACCGAAGCAATGGTGCCTTCAATTATCTTAAGCAGGGCCTGCTGAACCCCTTCTCCGGAAACATCCCGTGTAATTGAAGGGTTGTCTCCCCGCTGGGAGATTTTATCTATCTCATCAATGTAGATGATACCTTTCTGGGCTTTTTCAATATCGTAATCAGCGTTTTGAACAAGGGAGAGAACAATATTCTCCACATCCTCGCCAACATAGCCAGCCTCGGTCAGGGCCGTGGCATCAGCAATGGCAAAAGGAACATCCAGAAACCTGGCAAGGGTTTGGGCCAGTAGGGTTTTCCCACATCCGGTCGGCCCGATAATCAGAATATTGCTTTTCTGAATCTCAATATCATCACCGCTTTTTGTCAAATGTGAGGCAAGTCTTTTATAATGATTATAAACCGCTACGGACAAGACCTTTTTTGCACGATCCTGTTCTATGATATATGAATCAAGCTGATCTTTAATCTGCTTGGGCACCATGAACTCCTTGG
This genomic window contains:
- the lon gene encoding endopeptidase La, which produces MISISRFFNPEDGPEKEKKTLPLVPLRDIVLFPFVTTSIFVGREKSIRALSQAMGGDKKIFLTTQKNPEVLKPTIEDLFQVGTEARITQLLRLPDGTVKALVEGVARGCIIKMADQDGFQVVDYIDVHEKPLTDANTEAAIRTVHEAFQHYVDLSGVVSKSFFKGLDALEQHPSRYADTISAQLPFKVQDKQTLLECGDIEERFFLLLKFIQKETKVFSMSQKIKGRVKEQMDKLQKRHYLNEQMRAIQKEMGEDGQGGEFADLEKRIKGKRMPKEAAGVVRTELEKLKLMPATSSEATVVRNYIDWLVSLPWYRKKRVKNEISKAEKILDQDHYGLEKPKERILEYLAVQILVKKIKGPILCLVGPPGVGKTSLVRSVARATGRSFARISLGGVRDEAEIRGHRRTYVGAMPGKILQTLKKTGFNNPVLCLDEIDKMTSDFRGDPSSALLEALDPEQNKNFNDHYLEVDYDLSEILFITTANTLHEIPAPLRDRMEVIHIPGYTDYEKYQIATGYLIPKQMRENGLDEGDVSFSKTAVQMIIKQYTKEAGVRNLERELSSVLRKIATEIVRTKTRKKHQVTANTVSKYLGQSKFRNSILEQEDKTGIVTGLAWTQAGGELLTIEAVTMPGRGKVMVTGKLGDVMKESSQAAVSYVRSRSESLSIREDFYKDTDIHIHVPEGAIPKDGPSAGIAMCTAVVSILTGRPVSRTVAMTGEITLRGRVLPIGGLKEKLLAAHANGIKKVILCEENKKDIIDVPKAIQKQLDIVYVESMAEVLEHALV
- the clpX gene encoding ATP-dependent Clp protease ATP-binding subunit ClpX, whose translation is MAKKDDTNDQFFCSFCGKNQKEVKKLIAGPSVYICNECIKLCSEIIEDEEKELAVEPESAKEFMVPKQIKDQLDSYIIEQDRAKKVLSVAVYNHYKRLASHLTKSGDDIEIQKSNILIIGPTGCGKTLLAQTLARFLDVPFAIADATALTEAGYVGEDVENIVLSLVQNADYDIEKAQKGIIYIDEIDKISQRGDNPSITRDVSGEGVQQALLKIIEGTIASVPPKGGRKHPQQDYVKVDTSNILFICGGTFTGLEKVVERRLTQKTMGFGAKIADKKDVNIGELLGQVKPEDLIRFGLIPEFLGRLPIITSIGELNETSLIKILTQPKNALVRQYQELFRIEGVSLQFTDEALEAMAKEAVARKSGARGLRAIMEETMMNIMYELPSKKDVVECVVGEEVVLNNEDPILLYEQPKKQA